In Dermacentor andersoni chromosome 4, qqDerAnde1_hic_scaffold, whole genome shotgun sequence, the following proteins share a genomic window:
- the LOC126530570 gene encoding uncharacterized protein, translating into MKVVLALAVVALVGFVSADPPFSLCGATTEQRHNLVTCVRGNIDEATSQKLTEVKERLHCEDLDCVFNKICERSHETRQAQSNAFLSDDVKARVRAALTTCQPSH; encoded by the exons ATGAAGGTTGTTCTTGCCCTCGCCGTTGTCGCACTCGTCGGCTTCGTCAGCGCCGACCCACCGTTTTCCCTGTGCG GGGCGACAACCGAGCAAAGGCACAACCTAGTAACCTGCGTGCGTGGCAATATCGACGAAGCA ACTTCTCAGAAGCTCACAGAGGTGAAGGAGCGCCTTCATTGTGAGGACTTGGACTGCGTCTTCAATAAGATTTGTGAACGCAGCCATGAGACTCGC CAAGCACAGTCGAACGCCTTCCTCTCG GACGACGTCAAGGCCCGGGTTCGTGCTGCTCTGACGACGTGCCAGCCAAGCCACTGA